From a region of the Panthera uncia isolate 11264 chromosome B1, Puncia_PCG_1.0, whole genome shotgun sequence genome:
- the CXCL13 gene encoding C-X-C motif chemokine 13, whose amino-acid sequence MRFSLGFLLLMLLVYSITPVHGVLEAFNTNLKCKCVQETSAFIPIQLIEKLQVLPPGNGCPNKEIIVWKKNKSVVCLNPQAKWILKLIKMLQRKSAVSTP is encoded by the exons ATGAGGTTCTCCCTGGGATTTCTGCTTCTCATGCTGTTGGTCTACAGCATCACTCCAGTCCATG GTGTTCTGGAGGCCTTTAACACAAACTTAAAGTGTAAATGCGTCCAAGAGACCTCAGCCTTTATCCCCATCCAACTCATTGAAAAGCTTCAGGTCTTGCCTCCTGGGAATGGGTGCCCAAACAAAGAAATCAT aGTTTGGAAGAAGAACAAGTCAGTTGTATGCTTGAACCCTCAAGCTAAATGGatactaaaattaataaaaatgttacagag aaaaagtgCTGTTTCAACCCCATGA